A genome region from Mycobacterium florentinum includes the following:
- a CDS encoding M15 family metallopeptidase: MRCVRLVLSLVLVAVSQAATAQAGPDVPPVSEAAHAAGFVDVRTVVPDAIIDLRYATTNNFTGTQLYPSDARCLVHQSMSGGLATAASALRPRGHLLVFWDCYRPHDVQVRMYNVVPNPAWVARPGPYANSHESGRSVDVTFTGVEPQCPPERHAGGLCLADMGTDFDDFTPRATAFATQGVSATAQANRATLRDAMKYGGLSPYSGEWWHFDGPGAGVNRPILNVPVN, encoded by the coding sequence ATGCGTTGTGTGCGCCTGGTTCTCTCGCTGGTACTGGTCGCGGTGTCGCAAGCGGCAACCGCGCAGGCCGGCCCGGACGTGCCGCCCGTCAGCGAGGCGGCGCACGCGGCCGGTTTCGTCGACGTTCGCACCGTCGTCCCCGACGCGATCATCGACCTGCGCTACGCCACGACGAACAACTTCACCGGCACGCAGTTGTATCCCTCCGACGCCCGTTGCCTGGTGCACCAATCCATGTCTGGCGGCCTCGCCACCGCCGCGTCGGCGCTGCGTCCCCGGGGGCACCTGCTGGTGTTCTGGGATTGTTATCGGCCGCACGATGTTCAGGTCAGGATGTACAACGTGGTCCCCAACCCGGCCTGGGTGGCGCGGCCGGGCCCGTATGCGAACAGCCACGAGTCGGGGCGTTCGGTGGACGTGACCTTCACCGGTGTGGAACCGCAGTGTCCGCCCGAACGTCATGCGGGCGGTCTGTGCCTGGCTGACATGGGCACCGACTTCGACGATTTCACCCCGCGCGCAACGGCATTCGCGACTCAGGGGGTCAGCGCGACTGCTCAGGCGAATCGTGCCACCTTGCGCGATGCGATGAAGTACGGCGGGCTGTCCCCGTACTCCGGTGAATGGTGGCACTTCGACGGTCCCGGGGCCGGCGTCAACCGCCCGATTCTCAATGTCCCCGTAAACTAG
- a CDS encoding tautomerase family protein, which translates to MPMIDLIFVRGSIDDAALSRLTDELVTALLRAERVPDTPFLRDNTLVYLHAIAPAELSVGGRGPGEPRFRVDLTVFAGALDKARKEQLAADVHAAVCAAAGIEPLGPRAFQVWTLIHEIPEGNWGGGGNIIYYQQVKGLVAE; encoded by the coding sequence ATGCCGATGATCGACCTGATATTTGTGCGGGGCTCCATAGACGATGCGGCGTTGAGCCGGCTCACCGACGAATTGGTCACCGCGCTGCTGCGCGCCGAACGCGTGCCCGACACCCCATTTCTGCGCGATAACACCTTGGTGTATCTGCACGCGATAGCGCCGGCCGAGCTCTCGGTCGGTGGTCGCGGTCCGGGCGAACCCCGTTTCCGGGTGGACCTGACGGTGTTCGCGGGCGCACTCGACAAGGCTCGTAAAGAACAGCTCGCTGCCGACGTGCACGCGGCGGTTTGTGCCGCGGCCGGTATCGAGCCGCTAGGCCCGCGAGCGTTTCAGGTGTGGACGCTAATTCACGAAATCCCCGAAGGAAATTGGGGCGGCGGCGGCAACATCATTTACTACCAGCAAGTGAAAGGCCTTGTCGCCGAGTAG
- a CDS encoding LLM class flavin-dependent oxidoreductase, with product MAKFGVGVMHNTINSRFGPKPLIHADYMTGLACGADSFWVADHLNSVLPPSMWNTKHVGAARIIPKMDAHLEPWTMLGYLAGRNKARMRLGVAVTDTGRRNPAVTAQAVASLHLLTKGRAVLGIGTGERESNAPYGVDWSKPVGRFEEAVATIRALWNSNGELVTRDSEFFPLHNATFALPPYRGKWPEIWIAAHGPRMMRATGKYADGWFPGTTRAGEYGEQLEIVRTAASNAGRDPQAITPALIRFIVTGRSRDEIDEVVDSDIAKVFTLNSPAKDWERHGAQHPLGADFTGVQDLIPQLIDEETALSYAAKVPRSLVQELFAVGTPDEVIEQIAEFRDHGLRYLVVGNAGAIQPSLRKSASATTPYVKVVRGLRKL from the coding sequence ATGGCGAAGTTCGGCGTGGGTGTCATGCACAACACGATCAATTCGCGCTTCGGCCCCAAGCCGTTGATCCACGCCGACTACATGACCGGACTGGCGTGCGGAGCCGACTCGTTCTGGGTCGCCGACCATCTGAATTCGGTTCTGCCGCCGTCGATGTGGAACACCAAGCACGTGGGCGCCGCCCGCATCATCCCGAAGATGGACGCGCATCTGGAGCCGTGGACGATGCTTGGCTACCTCGCCGGGCGCAACAAGGCCCGGATGCGGCTGGGCGTGGCGGTCACCGACACCGGCCGCCGCAATCCCGCCGTCACGGCGCAGGCCGTGGCCTCGCTGCACCTGTTGACCAAGGGTCGCGCGGTACTGGGCATCGGAACCGGCGAGCGGGAAAGCAATGCGCCCTATGGGGTTGACTGGTCGAAGCCGGTGGGACGCTTCGAGGAAGCCGTGGCCACCATCCGCGCGCTGTGGAATTCCAACGGCGAGTTAGTCACCCGCGACTCGGAGTTCTTCCCGCTCCACAACGCGACGTTCGCGCTTCCGCCGTACCGGGGTAAGTGGCCGGAGATCTGGATCGCCGCCCACGGGCCGCGCATGATGCGCGCTACCGGCAAATACGCCGATGGCTGGTTCCCCGGAACGACGCGGGCGGGCGAATACGGCGAGCAGCTCGAGATCGTGCGTACCGCGGCGTCGAATGCGGGCCGCGATCCGCAGGCCATTACCCCCGCGCTGATCCGGTTCATTGTGACCGGACGGTCCCGCGACGAAATCGACGAGGTCGTCGATTCCGATATCGCCAAGGTGTTCACCCTCAACTCCCCCGCCAAAGACTGGGAACGCCACGGCGCGCAGCATCCGCTCGGCGCGGACTTCACCGGAGTCCAGGATCTGATTCCGCAATTGATCGACGAAGAGACGGCCCTGTCTTACGCGGCGAAGGTGCCACGATCCCTCGTCCAGGAACTATTTGCGGTGGGGACACCCGATGAGGTCATCGAACAAATCGCGGAGTTCCGCGACCATGGCCTGCGCTACCTCGTCGTGGGCAATGCCGGTGCGATTCAACCGAGTTTGCGCAAAAGCGCGTCCGCGACCACGCCCTACGTCAAGGTCGTGCGCGGTCTGCGAAAGCTGTAG
- a CDS encoding class I SAM-dependent methyltransferase: MKDQASYTHGHHESVLRSHQRRTAADSAGYLLPYLRPGLSLLDVGCGPGTITADFAEIVAPGSVTAVDQFADVLDVARAEAQQRNLSNVSFATADVDRLDVADGTFDVVHAHQVLQHVGDPVRALREMRRVCAPGGIVAARDADYAGFVWFPRLAALDFWRDIYQQAARANGGEPDAGRQLLSWALEAGFDDVTPTGSLWCYASAETREWWGKMWADRILHSGIARDILRFGLATTAQLEEISQAWREWAAAKDGWLAIPHGEIICRA, from the coding sequence ATGAAGGACCAGGCCAGCTATACGCACGGACATCACGAATCGGTGCTGCGCAGTCACCAGCGGCGCACCGCGGCGGACTCCGCGGGCTACCTGCTGCCGTACCTGAGGCCGGGGCTGTCGCTGCTCGACGTGGGCTGCGGCCCCGGGACGATCACCGCGGACTTCGCGGAGATCGTGGCGCCCGGATCGGTCACTGCCGTCGATCAATTCGCCGATGTCCTCGACGTGGCCCGCGCCGAGGCTCAGCAGCGCAACCTGTCCAATGTCTCGTTCGCCACCGCCGACGTGGATCGGCTCGACGTTGCCGACGGCACGTTCGACGTCGTGCACGCACACCAGGTGTTGCAGCACGTCGGGGATCCGGTGCGGGCGCTGCGCGAGATGCGCAGGGTCTGTGCGCCCGGCGGCATCGTGGCGGCTCGCGATGCCGACTACGCGGGGTTCGTCTGGTTCCCACGCCTTGCGGCACTGGACTTTTGGCGCGACATCTACCAACAGGCCGCGCGTGCCAACGGCGGCGAGCCGGACGCCGGTCGGCAGCTGCTGTCGTGGGCGCTAGAAGCCGGCTTTGACGACGTGACACCGACCGGAAGCCTCTGGTGCTATGCCTCGGCCGAGACCCGGGAATGGTGGGGCAAAATGTGGGCCGACCGAATTCTGCACTCCGGCATAGCCCGCGATATTCTGCGGTTCGGTCTGGCCACCACCGCGCAGCTCGAGGAGATCTCGCAGGCATGGCGGGAGTGGGCCGCGGCGAAAGACGGTTGGCTCGCGATCCCGCACGGCGAAATCATTTGCCGCGCCTAG
- a CDS encoding acyl-ACP desaturase: MSGELTQLQLLHELEPVVEKYLNRHLSMHKPWNPHDYIPWSDGKNFYALGGQDWHPEQSQLSDLAQVAMVQNLMTEDNLPSYHREIAMNFGLDGPWGTWVNRWTAEENRHGIALRDYLVVTRAVDPVELEKLRIEVVNRGFSPGQNHQVRDDLFAESLFDSVIYVTFQELATRISHRNTGRACNEAIADQLLGKISADENLHMIFYRDVSEAGFEIAPNQATRSLHKILRNFQMPGFQVPEFRRKAVYIAVGGVYDPRIHLDEVVLPVLKKWRFFEREDITGEAAALRDDLALLIEELEMACDKFEVSKRRQLEREERTGKKITANELHQTAGKLVMSRR; encoded by the coding sequence ATGTCAGGCGAGCTGACCCAGCTGCAGCTGCTGCACGAACTCGAGCCGGTCGTTGAGAAGTACCTCAACCGGCACCTGAGCATGCACAAGCCTTGGAACCCGCACGACTACATCCCGTGGTCGGACGGCAAGAACTTCTACGCGCTCGGTGGGCAGGACTGGCACCCCGAGCAGAGCCAGCTCTCCGACCTCGCGCAGGTGGCGATGGTGCAGAACCTGATGACGGAAGACAATCTGCCCTCCTACCACCGCGAGATCGCGATGAACTTCGGCCTGGACGGCCCCTGGGGCACGTGGGTCAACCGCTGGACCGCCGAAGAGAACCGGCACGGCATCGCGCTGCGCGACTACCTGGTGGTGACCCGCGCGGTCGACCCGGTCGAGCTGGAGAAGCTGCGCATCGAGGTGGTCAACCGGGGCTTCAGCCCGGGCCAGAACCACCAGGTTCGCGATGACCTGTTCGCCGAGAGCCTGTTCGATTCGGTCATCTACGTCACGTTCCAGGAGCTGGCCACCCGGATTTCGCACCGCAATACCGGTCGGGCCTGCAACGAGGCGATCGCTGACCAGCTGCTGGGCAAGATCTCGGCCGACGAGAACCTGCACATGATCTTCTACCGCGACGTCAGCGAGGCCGGGTTCGAGATCGCGCCCAACCAGGCGACGAGGTCGCTGCACAAGATCCTGCGCAACTTCCAGATGCCCGGTTTCCAGGTACCCGAGTTCCGCCGCAAGGCCGTGTACATCGCCGTCGGTGGCGTCTACGACCCGCGCATCCACCTCGACGAGGTCGTCTTGCCGGTGCTGAAGAAGTGGCGCTTCTTCGAACGTGAAGACATCACCGGCGAGGCCGCCGCGCTGCGCGACGACCTCGCGCTGCTGATCGAGGAACTCGAGATGGCCTGCGACAAGTTCGAGGTGTCCAAGCGGCGCCAGCTCGAACGAGAAGAGCGTACGGGCAAAAAGATCACCGCGAACGAGCTGCACCAAACCGCGGGCAAGCTCGTGATGAGCCGCCGGTAG
- a CDS encoding SDR family oxidoreductase encodes MAENKLADRTVVISGGSRGIGLAIGIGAARHGANVVLLAKTDTPHPRLPGTVHTAAAEVEAAGGKALAVVGDVRREEDVQRVIDAAVQRFGGIDVCVNNASAIATDPTAVLSAKKYDLMQEINLRGTFLLTKACVPHLEKSANPHVLTISPPINLNPRWLGAHPAYTLSKYGMTLLSLGWAAEFAFQDGKAGIGVNCLWPETYIATAAVTNMADGEKLAQSSRSPEIMADAAVEIISRPARDATGNCYIDSEVLQSAGVADLSRYGGGSHPIPDLFLD; translated from the coding sequence ATGGCTGAGAACAAGCTCGCCGACCGCACCGTCGTGATCTCCGGCGGCAGCCGGGGCATCGGACTCGCGATCGGAATCGGCGCCGCCCGCCACGGCGCCAACGTGGTGCTGCTGGCCAAGACCGACACCCCGCACCCCCGGCTGCCCGGAACGGTGCACACCGCGGCCGCCGAGGTCGAAGCGGCCGGCGGCAAGGCGCTCGCGGTCGTCGGCGATGTGCGCCGCGAAGAGGACGTGCAGCGCGTGATCGACGCCGCGGTGCAGCGGTTCGGCGGCATCGACGTCTGCGTGAACAACGCCAGTGCCATCGCGACGGACCCGACCGCCGTGCTCTCGGCCAAGAAATACGACCTGATGCAGGAGATCAACCTGCGCGGAACCTTCCTGCTCACCAAGGCCTGCGTGCCGCATCTGGAAAAATCGGCCAACCCGCACGTGCTCACCATCTCGCCACCGATCAACCTGAACCCGCGCTGGCTGGGCGCCCACCCGGCCTACACGCTGTCCAAGTACGGCATGACGCTGCTGTCGCTGGGCTGGGCCGCGGAATTCGCCTTCCAAGACGGCAAAGCCGGGATCGGCGTGAATTGCCTTTGGCCCGAAACATATATCGCCACCGCTGCCGTGACGAACATGGCCGACGGCGAGAAGCTGGCCCAGTCGTCGCGCAGCCCGGAGATCATGGCCGATGCCGCCGTCGAAATCATCTCCCGGCCCGCGCGCGACGCCACCGGCAACTGCTACATCGATTCCGAGGTTCTGCAATCGGCCGGGGTCGCGGACCTGTCCCGCTACGGGGGCGGATCCCATCCCATTCCCGACCTATTCCTGGACTGA
- a CDS encoding C1 family peptidase gives MGRQTMPNCFVWASVYGLATFYAARKSRIPPTSPDRLAGPDYAYIRYEIAHETPENTCHGGQITKCLDWLRSNGGTPSLAAAPNRKPGSKATCGVEWSQYGSQPIPPDPGFRIPEYKLTHITGADGLNNLRTIIASGMPIAFGTSLYTDFPRYRGQPSPYVGNGKLSRDKNGKKSGHVMLIVGYDDAYTKSTGAVRIQNSWGRRWGEKGFVWMAYDTLEKLAQGQGVYVPESA, from the coding sequence GTGGGGCGGCAGACCATGCCGAATTGCTTCGTGTGGGCCTCTGTATACGGCCTCGCGACGTTCTACGCGGCCCGCAAAAGCCGTATCCCACCAACCAGTCCCGACCGGCTGGCTGGACCCGATTACGCCTACATTCGGTACGAAATCGCGCACGAAACCCCCGAAAACACCTGTCACGGCGGCCAAATCACCAAATGCCTGGATTGGCTTCGATCTAACGGCGGCACGCCGTCCTTGGCTGCCGCGCCCAACCGCAAGCCGGGATCCAAGGCGACGTGCGGAGTGGAGTGGTCGCAGTATGGCTCGCAGCCGATCCCGCCGGATCCCGGCTTTCGCATCCCCGAGTACAAGTTGACACATATCACCGGGGCGGACGGTTTGAACAACCTTCGTACCATCATCGCATCCGGGATGCCAATCGCTTTCGGCACCTCGCTCTACACCGACTTTCCTCGCTATCGTGGCCAGCCGTCGCCCTACGTCGGGAATGGGAAGCTGAGCCGCGACAAAAACGGCAAGAAATCCGGCCACGTGATGCTAATCGTCGGCTACGACGACGCATACACGAAGTCGACCGGCGCGGTCCGGATCCAGAACAGCTGGGGAAGACGCTGGGGCGAAAAGGGATTCGTCTGGATGGCGTACGACACGCTGGAAAAATTAGCCCAGGGACAAGGCGTCTACGTACCCGAGTCGGCTTGA
- a CDS encoding PPOX class F420-dependent oxidoreductase: MAPKVATADAVSLPELLEFIRPRHKMLLTTFRSDGSLHSSPVSGGVDEQGRIVIATYPQRAKSANIRRTPSASVVVLSDDFNGPYVQVDGDAEVIDLPEAVELLVDYFRVIAGEHPDWDEYRRAMVDQGKCLIRVTPRRWGPVATGGFPPK; this comes from the coding sequence ATGGCTCCCAAAGTGGCGACCGCGGACGCGGTCAGTCTTCCCGAACTTCTCGAGTTCATCCGGCCCAGGCACAAGATGCTGCTGACGACGTTCCGGTCGGACGGGTCGCTGCACAGCTCACCGGTTAGCGGTGGCGTCGACGAGCAGGGCCGCATCGTGATTGCGACCTATCCGCAGCGCGCCAAGAGTGCGAACATCCGCCGCACCCCGTCGGCGAGCGTGGTCGTTCTCTCCGATGATTTCAACGGGCCCTACGTGCAAGTCGATGGGGACGCGGAAGTAATCGACCTACCCGAGGCGGTGGAACTGCTCGTCGACTACTTCCGGGTGATCGCCGGTGAGCACCCGGACTGGGACGAGTACCGCCGCGCCATGGTCGATCAAGGCAAGTGTTTGATTCGCGTCACGCCACGCCGCTGGGGCCCGGTGGCCACCGGCGGCTTCCCGCCGAAGTAG
- a CDS encoding TetR/AcrR family transcriptional regulator: protein MQSGQRRGRWSGVPLESRHALRRDNLIAAGVQLLGSERGPALTVRAVCRKAALTERYFYESFSDRDEFVRAVYDDVCARAMTTLTSADTPREAVEQFVELMVDDPVRGRVLLLAPAVEPILTQSGAEWMPSFIDLLQKKLSNIGDPVLQKMIATSLVGGLTSLFTAYLNRQLGATRKQFIDYCVNMLFNTAAPYVPPLDGVSE from the coding sequence GTGCAGTCCGGTCAACGACGGGGCCGTTGGTCAGGGGTCCCCCTGGAGAGTCGCCACGCCCTCCGACGCGACAATCTCATCGCCGCCGGCGTGCAATTGCTGGGCAGCGAGCGCGGGCCCGCGCTGACCGTCCGGGCCGTTTGCCGCAAGGCCGCGCTCACCGAACGGTATTTCTACGAGAGCTTTTCCGACCGCGACGAATTCGTGCGGGCGGTGTACGACGATGTGTGCGCGCGGGCCATGACGACCCTCACCTCGGCGGACACCCCGCGGGAAGCGGTCGAGCAGTTCGTCGAGCTGATGGTCGACGACCCGGTGCGCGGGCGGGTGCTGCTCCTGGCGCCGGCCGTCGAGCCGATCCTGACCCAGTCCGGCGCCGAGTGGATGCCCAGCTTCATCGACCTGCTGCAGAAAAAGCTGTCCAACATCGGCGATCCCGTGCTGCAGAAGATGATCGCCACCAGCCTGGTCGGCGGTCTGACCAGCCTGTTCACCGCTTACCTGAACAGGCAGCTCGGCGCCACCCGCAAGCAGTTCATCGATTACTGCGTGAACATGCTTTTCAACACGGCAGCCCCGTATGTACCGCCGCTCGACGGGGTATCCGAGTAA
- a CDS encoding TIGR04255 family protein has product MSVDPAWQNAPAALVTMEIRHPATDSLTESSSRELKSLLADDLPIERQAQDVAWAMGPGGSPAPAAEQFVRYVNRDGTLAASIKAQAIVIETTAYSTFEALSDVAMRVVEACAQVSSIVGVERIGLRYLLEIRVPLGSDGRIDWAEWIAEPLLGPQRIAPGGLTLTEWQGAAVYREQQPGKSMIVRYGPGMGQALDPNYYLRRTLPAQPGPFFQLDIDSFWTPAASIPEYNRDAVRATFHNLYEPAHALFQEMLTSRLRDDLLG; this is encoded by the coding sequence GTGAGTGTCGATCCGGCCTGGCAAAACGCGCCCGCAGCCCTGGTAACGATGGAAATCCGTCACCCCGCAACGGATTCCCTCACCGAATCGTCGAGCCGAGAGCTCAAGAGCCTCCTCGCCGACGACCTGCCCATCGAACGTCAGGCTCAGGACGTGGCGTGGGCGATGGGCCCGGGGGGAAGTCCGGCACCGGCGGCTGAGCAATTCGTCCGCTACGTCAACCGCGACGGCACGCTGGCCGCCTCGATCAAGGCGCAGGCGATCGTCATCGAAACCACCGCCTACTCCACCTTCGAGGCGTTGTCGGACGTCGCGATGCGCGTCGTGGAGGCTTGCGCACAGGTGTCGTCGATCGTCGGGGTGGAACGCATCGGTCTGCGCTACCTGCTGGAGATCCGCGTCCCGCTGGGCTCCGACGGTCGCATCGACTGGGCCGAGTGGATCGCCGAGCCCCTCCTCGGGCCGCAACGCATCGCTCCCGGCGGGCTGACCCTGACCGAATGGCAGGGCGCCGCCGTCTACCGCGAGCAGCAGCCGGGCAAATCGATGATCGTGCGCTACGGGCCGGGCATGGGCCAGGCCCTCGACCCGAACTACTACCTGCGCCGGACCCTGCCGGCCCAGCCCGGACCGTTTTTCCAGCTGGACATCGACAGCTTCTGGACCCCGGCCGCCTCGATCCCCGAATACAACCGGGACGCCGTCCGTGCGACCTTTCACAACCTTTACGAGCCGGCTCATGCGCTGTTTCAGGAGATGCTCACCAGCCGCCTGCGGGACGACCTGCTCGGCTGA
- the dusB gene encoding tRNA dihydrouridine synthase DusB, which yields MRIGPITLASPVVLAPMAGVTNVAFRTLCRELERSKVGTVSGLYVCEMVTARALVERHPVTMHMTTFAPDESPRSLQLYTVDPATTYAAARMIADEGLADHIDMNFGCPVPKVTKRGGGAALPFKRRLFGQIVAAAVRATEGTDIPVTVKFRIGIDDEHHTHLDAGRIAEAEGAAAIALHARTAAQRYSGTADWEQIALLKQHVKTIPVLGNGDIYDASDALTMMASTGCDGVVIGRGCLGRPWLFAELSAAFTGGPAPTPPTLGEVTDIVRRHGELLTAHFGEDKGMRDIRKHVAWYLHGFPAGSDLRRELALVKTLDELDALLERLDGTVEFPEAATGPRGRQGSPARVCLPEGWLNDPDDCTVPAGADVMHSGG from the coding sequence TTGCGCATCGGCCCCATCACGCTCGCCAGCCCGGTGGTGCTGGCCCCTATGGCGGGCGTGACCAACGTTGCGTTCCGGACGCTGTGCCGTGAACTCGAGCGGTCGAAGGTCGGCACGGTCAGCGGGCTCTACGTCTGCGAGATGGTGACCGCGCGCGCCCTCGTCGAGCGGCATCCGGTCACGATGCACATGACGACGTTCGCACCGGACGAATCGCCGCGCTCGCTGCAGCTCTACACCGTCGACCCGGCCACCACCTACGCGGCGGCCAGGATGATCGCCGACGAGGGCCTGGCCGACCACATCGACATGAACTTCGGCTGCCCGGTGCCCAAGGTCACCAAGCGCGGCGGTGGAGCGGCGCTGCCGTTCAAGCGCAGGCTGTTCGGCCAGATCGTGGCCGCGGCGGTGCGCGCGACCGAAGGCACCGACATCCCGGTGACGGTGAAATTCCGCATCGGCATCGACGACGAGCACCACACGCACCTGGACGCCGGCCGCATCGCCGAAGCCGAAGGCGCGGCCGCGATCGCGTTGCACGCCCGCACCGCCGCCCAGCGCTACTCCGGCACCGCCGACTGGGAGCAGATCGCCCTGCTCAAGCAGCACGTGAAAACGATCCCCGTGCTCGGCAACGGCGACATCTACGACGCCAGCGACGCGCTGACCATGATGGCCAGCACCGGCTGCGACGGCGTCGTCATCGGCCGCGGCTGCCTGGGCCGGCCCTGGCTGTTCGCCGAACTGTCGGCCGCGTTCACCGGCGGCCCCGCCCCTACCCCGCCGACGCTCGGCGAGGTCACCGACATCGTGCGCCGGCACGGCGAGCTGCTCACCGCGCATTTCGGCGAGGACAAGGGCATGCGCGACATCCGCAAACACGTCGCCTGGTATCTGCACGGCTTCCCGGCCGGATCCGATTTGCGGCGCGAGCTGGCCCTGGTCAAGACGCTCGACGAACTCGACGCCCTGCTGGAGCGGCTGGACGGGACCGTCGAGTTCCCGGAGGCGGCGACCGGGCCGCGAGGCCGGCAGGGTTCACCGGCCCGGGTCTGTCTGCCCGAAGGTTGGCTCAACGACCCCGATGACTGCACGGTTCCGGCCGGAGCCGACGTAATGCACTCCGGCGGCTGA
- a CDS encoding oxygenase MpaB family protein produces MTKHTSAACPLTSAEAGSDATTFGELAISDHATDGVAGGCPASPLGYQAPPMPLGPDSLTWRYFGDWRGMLQGPWAGSMQNMHPQLGAAVMDHSTFFRERWPRLLRSLYPIGGVVFDGDRAPVTGAEVRDYHVEIKGVDEQGRRYHALNPDVFYWAHATFFVGTIHVAERFCGGLTEAQKRQLFDEHIDWYRMYGMSMRPVPASWEEFQVYWDHMCRNVLENNEAARAVLDLTELPKPPFARKAPDWLWAAQRKLLAPFFVWFTVGLYDPPVRRLMGYQWSRRDEWLHRRLGDLVRLVFACVPARFRKHPRARAGLDRASGRIPADAPLVHTPARNLPPMDERENPMHYCPKVS; encoded by the coding sequence GTGACCAAACATACGTCCGCAGCCTGCCCCCTGACCAGCGCCGAAGCTGGTAGCGACGCGACCACTTTCGGCGAGTTGGCAATTTCTGATCATGCTACCGATGGGGTCGCCGGCGGGTGTCCCGCCTCTCCGTTGGGGTATCAGGCACCGCCGATGCCGCTCGGTCCGGATTCGCTGACGTGGCGCTACTTCGGGGATTGGCGTGGCATGTTGCAGGGGCCCTGGGCGGGTTCCATGCAGAACATGCATCCGCAGCTGGGCGCGGCGGTGATGGACCACTCGACGTTCTTCCGGGAGCGCTGGCCGCGGCTGCTGCGGTCGTTGTATCCGATCGGTGGGGTTGTTTTCGACGGGGACCGGGCTCCGGTCACCGGCGCCGAGGTGCGCGACTATCACGTCGAAATCAAGGGTGTTGACGAGCAGGGCCGCCGCTACCACGCGCTGAATCCCGATGTCTTCTACTGGGCGCACGCCACCTTCTTCGTCGGGACTATCCATGTGGCAGAACGGTTTTGCGGCGGGCTGACCGAGGCGCAGAAGCGCCAGCTGTTCGACGAACACATCGACTGGTACCGGATGTACGGCATGAGCATGCGGCCAGTGCCGGCGTCCTGGGAGGAATTCCAAGTTTATTGGGATCACATGTGCCGCAACGTGTTAGAGAACAACGAGGCGGCGCGTGCGGTGCTGGATCTGACCGAGCTGCCCAAACCGCCGTTTGCCCGAAAGGCTCCGGACTGGCTGTGGGCGGCACAACGCAAACTGCTGGCCCCGTTCTTCGTCTGGTTCACCGTCGGCCTCTACGATCCGCCGGTACGCCGGCTGATGGGTTACCAGTGGTCGCGCCGCGACGAATGGCTGCATCGGCGCCTCGGAGACCTGGTACGCCTCGTATTCGCCTGTGTGCCAGCGCGATTCCGCAAACATCCGCGGGCCAGGGCCGGTTTGGATCGTGCGTCTGGACGGATTCCCGCCGACGCGCCACTCGTGCACACGCCGGCGCGTAACCTGCCGCCGATGGACGAGCGCGAGAACCCAATGCATTACTGCCCCAAGGTTTCCTAG